A stretch of Paludisphaera borealis DNA encodes these proteins:
- a CDS encoding EF-hand domain-containing protein, whose product MGMAAFAVSAASAQGPGATLTKAADAENLVRRMMAFDKDGDGKLTRAEIADKRLERLFDRADADKNGQVTKDELTALASKEHSDEPDFGGPGGPPGGPGGPPPGFMMGGFPRPGEILPQMLRRDLKLSSEQTRELENLQKEVDQSLAKILTDAQKQQLKELSSRGPRGFGPPGGGRRGPGGPGRPPGGPR is encoded by the coding sequence ATGGGTATGGCGGCGTTCGCGGTCTCCGCCGCATCGGCCCAGGGGCCGGGCGCGACCCTCACGAAGGCGGCCGACGCCGAGAACCTCGTCAGGCGGATGATGGCCTTCGATAAGGACGGCGACGGCAAGCTGACCAGGGCCGAGATCGCCGACAAGCGGCTCGAACGCCTCTTCGATCGGGCCGACGCCGACAAGAACGGCCAGGTCACCAAGGACGAACTGACCGCCCTCGCGTCGAAGGAGCACTCGGACGAGCCCGATTTCGGCGGCCCCGGGGGACCTCCGGGAGGCCCCGGCGGTCCTCCTCCCGGCTTCATGATGGGCGGGTTTCCGCGACCCGGCGAGATCTTGCCGCAGATGCTCCGGCGCGACCTGAAGCTGTCTTCCGAGCAGACCCGCGAGCTGGAGAACCTTCAGAAGGAAGTCGACCAGTCGCTTGCCAAGATCCTGACCGACGCCCAGAAGCAGCAGCTCAAAGAGCTGAGTTCGCGAGGCCCTCGCGGGTTCGGCCCTCCGGGAGGCGGTCGGCGGGGACCCGGCGGCCCGGGGCGGCCTCCAGGCGGTCCCCGCTGA
- a CDS encoding protocatechuate 3,4-dioxygenase produces MLSHDRHASRRAFLGACSASAAFFTTRGLFAEELARTPSRTEGPFYPDKLPLDTDNDLIIIKDGITPAVGEITHLTGRVLDVTGSPVRDATIEIWQCDANAVYLHTTDSGQKVDQQDKNFQGFGRFTTGSTGEYRFRTIKPVPYPGRPAPHIHFKVKKGDRTLLTSQINIAGHPGNEVDGVVRGGIGVFDRELLMTDFKPIPGSKIGELVAEFTIVLGRTPDEHALQSSRKPNLGS; encoded by the coding sequence ATGCTTTCTCACGATCGTCATGCAAGCCGTCGGGCGTTTCTCGGAGCGTGCTCCGCGAGCGCGGCGTTCTTCACCACGCGGGGGTTGTTCGCCGAGGAACTGGCCCGCACGCCGTCGCGGACCGAGGGCCCGTTCTACCCGGACAAGCTGCCGCTCGACACCGACAACGACCTGATCATCATCAAGGACGGCATCACGCCGGCGGTCGGCGAAATCACCCACCTGACCGGCCGCGTCCTCGACGTGACCGGCAGCCCGGTCCGCGATGCGACGATCGAGATCTGGCAGTGCGACGCCAACGCGGTCTACCTCCACACCACCGACAGCGGTCAGAAGGTCGATCAGCAAGACAAGAACTTCCAGGGTTTCGGCCGGTTCACGACCGGATCGACGGGCGAGTACCGATTCCGCACCATCAAACCGGTCCCCTATCCGGGACGTCCCGCGCCTCATATCCACTTCAAGGTCAAGAAGGGGGATCGCACGCTCCTCACCTCCCAGATCAACATCGCCGGCCACCCGGGCAACGAGGTCGACGGCGTGGTGCGAGGCGGGATCGGCGTGTTCGACCGCGAGCTGCTGATGACCGACTTCAAGCCGATCCCGGGCTCGAAGATCGGCGAGCTGGTCGCCGAGTTCACGATCGTCCTGGGCCGCACGCCCGACGAACACGCTCTGCAATCGAGCCGAAAGCCCAACCTCGGATCGTGA
- a CDS encoding DUF1990 family protein, giving the protein MKAVAMKTFRKPSAELIKKFLKQQSKGEFTYAPVGATAGALPLGYRLNHTRVRIGQGVEVFERAKAALRRWEQFRIGWAEVQPADAPIVPGTVVAIVAQRLGVWWLNACRVVYVVDEADPIGRFGFAYGTLPDHVGAGEERFLIEWDRNRDEVWYDILAYSRPHALLTLVGYPYMRWSQRLFGRRSAAAMIRAVSEPVATPSSP; this is encoded by the coding sequence TTGAAAGCGGTCGCGATGAAAACCTTTCGCAAACCGTCTGCCGAACTGATCAAGAAGTTCCTGAAGCAGCAATCGAAGGGCGAATTCACCTATGCGCCGGTCGGCGCGACAGCCGGCGCGCTCCCATTGGGTTATCGGCTGAATCATACCCGAGTGAGGATCGGCCAGGGCGTAGAAGTGTTCGAGCGAGCGAAGGCCGCGCTGCGGCGCTGGGAACAGTTTCGCATCGGATGGGCTGAGGTGCAGCCCGCCGACGCGCCAATCGTCCCCGGAACGGTGGTCGCAATCGTCGCCCAACGGCTCGGCGTCTGGTGGCTGAACGCCTGCCGGGTGGTCTACGTCGTCGATGAAGCGGATCCCATCGGACGCTTCGGTTTTGCCTATGGGACGCTCCCTGATCATGTGGGGGCGGGCGAAGAGCGCTTCTTGATCGAGTGGGACCGCAACCGCGACGAGGTCTGGTACGACATTCTGGCTTACTCTCGCCCCCACGCGTTGCTCACCCTGGTTGGATACCCTTACATGCGATGGTCCCAACGACTTTTTGGCCGAAGGTCGGCGGCGGCCATGATCCGGGCCGTGAGCGAGCCAGTGGCGACGCCTTCGTCGCCCTGA
- a CDS encoding NAD(P)H-binding protein: MISETRPLIFVAGASGYIGGRLVPALEHARVPLRCLARDPDKLRSIVGPETEVVAGDVLDRGSLDQALRRVETAYYLVHLMSSSKDFENEDRRAATNFAAAAKAAGVARIVYLGGLGDDSDPHLSPHLRSRHEVGEILRDSGVETIEFRASAILGEGSLSYDMVKTLTERLPVMICPRWLSTPTQPIAVADVVSYLLKAKDLPKTGSRTYEIGGTDVVKYSDLIREYARQKGLHRVLIPVPVLSPWFSGLWLALVTPSRFEVGRHLVEGLKNPTVVRDRSSLNDFSIRPVGVSEAIRRAIAQANGRSG; encoded by the coding sequence ATGATCTCCGAAACGCGACCCCTCATCTTCGTGGCCGGAGCCAGCGGCTACATAGGCGGACGGCTCGTCCCCGCGCTGGAGCATGCCCGAGTGCCGCTTCGATGCCTCGCCCGCGATCCGGACAAGCTGCGATCCATCGTAGGGCCCGAGACCGAGGTGGTCGCCGGTGACGTCCTGGATCGCGGGTCGCTGGATCAAGCCCTGCGGCGAGTGGAAACGGCCTACTACCTGGTTCATCTGATGTCGAGCTCGAAGGATTTTGAGAACGAAGACCGTAGGGCCGCGACCAACTTCGCCGCCGCAGCAAAGGCGGCCGGGGTCGCGCGGATCGTCTATCTCGGCGGCCTGGGCGACGACTCCGATCCGCACCTCTCCCCGCATCTTCGGAGCCGTCACGAGGTCGGCGAGATCCTCCGAGATTCGGGTGTCGAGACAATCGAGTTTCGGGCGTCGGCGATCCTGGGGGAAGGAAGCCTATCGTACGACATGGTCAAGACCCTGACCGAGCGACTGCCGGTGATGATCTGCCCACGCTGGCTCTCTACCCCGACCCAGCCGATCGCCGTAGCCGACGTCGTGTCGTATCTCCTCAAAGCAAAAGATCTTCCGAAGACGGGCAGCCGGACTTACGAGATCGGCGGGACCGACGTGGTGAAGTACAGCGACCTGATCCGTGAGTATGCGCGACAAAAGGGGCTGCATCGGGTCTTGATCCCGGTACCCGTCCTCTCGCCCTGGTTCTCAGGGCTCTGGCTCGCCCTCGTCACTCCTTCGCGATTCGAAGTCGGCAGGCATCTGGTCGAGGGGCTCAAGAACCCCACGGTCGTTCGCGACCGAAGCTCGCTGAACGATTTCTCGATCCGGCCTGTCGGTGTATCCGAGGCGATCCGCCGGGCGATCGCCCAGGCCAACGGACGGTCGGGTTGA
- a CDS encoding RNA-binding S4 domain-containing protein has translation MSDTEEFRVEVGDRPINLSQVLKLAGCVLSGGEAKNLIADGAIRVNGEVELRKRRQMAKGDVVVIENGPKILLV, from the coding sequence ATGAGCGACACCGAAGAGTTCCGTGTGGAAGTCGGCGACCGACCCATCAACCTGTCCCAGGTGCTGAAGCTGGCGGGATGCGTCCTCAGCGGCGGCGAGGCCAAGAACCTCATCGCCGACGGGGCGATCCGGGTCAACGGCGAGGTCGAGCTGCGCAAGCGTCGGCAGATGGCCAAGGGCGACGTCGTCGTGATCGAGAACGGGCCGAAGATCCTGCTCGTCTGA
- a CDS encoding CvpA family protein — MTIYDAAMAVVLIGGMIRGAWRGITWQLASIGSLVLGYLFAYPISAQIAPLLPGPAETTRALSMAVAYAVVSGGVFFAAWMVRGTIHKLKFDAFDRHLGMMLGGVEGAGVGILLTLLIVSVSPNTREPIFASPSGRVVGSVMNTLGPVLPGEVRRILQPFWNAADGSNGQSVADSDEPAPAPAPESPASAPVVAASVVQPVKPASTRDAAVRPVAGRGDETPALEAPAQPAQAGPRSVLDSIVDQGKQAVEQVVVESLDTDPDQKASTIRQLVDKDKKRIQNAVSDVVGGVKQNLTKQAQGRAGQVQGRVNQIQGQAVKARQKIEQRIGDTIDKTIDQQLDRLGGLQPAPEKNPR, encoded by the coding sequence ATGACGATTTACGATGCGGCCATGGCGGTCGTCTTGATCGGCGGGATGATCCGAGGCGCGTGGCGCGGGATTACCTGGCAGCTTGCGAGCATCGGCTCACTCGTCCTGGGCTACCTGTTCGCCTACCCGATCTCGGCGCAGATCGCCCCCCTGCTGCCTGGCCCCGCCGAGACGACCCGGGCGCTCTCGATGGCCGTCGCTTACGCGGTCGTCTCCGGCGGTGTATTCTTCGCTGCATGGATGGTTCGAGGCACTATTCACAAGCTCAAATTCGACGCCTTCGACCGCCATCTCGGCATGATGCTTGGCGGCGTCGAGGGGGCGGGAGTCGGGATCTTGCTGACTCTGCTGATCGTCAGCGTCTCTCCCAACACCCGCGAGCCGATCTTCGCGAGCCCCAGCGGCCGGGTCGTCGGCAGCGTCATGAATACACTCGGGCCGGTCCTGCCCGGCGAGGTGCGGCGTATCCTGCAACCCTTTTGGAACGCGGCCGACGGTTCCAACGGCCAGTCCGTCGCGGACTCGGACGAGCCCGCCCCGGCCCCCGCTCCTGAGAGCCCAGCCTCAGCACCGGTCGTCGCCGCGTCCGTGGTTCAGCCGGTGAAGCCCGCATCGACGCGCGACGCCGCCGTCCGGCCCGTCGCCGGCCGTGGCGACGAGACGCCGGCGCTCGAAGCTCCCGCGCAACCTGCCCAGGCCGGTCCTCGGTCGGTGCTCGACTCCATCGTGGATCAAGGCAAGCAGGCGGTCGAGCAGGTCGTCGTCGAGTCGCTCGACACCGATCCCGATCAGAAGGCCTCCACCATTCGTCAGCTCGTCGACAAGGACAAGAAGCGAATCCAGAACGCCGTCTCCGATGTCGTGGGGGGCGTCAAGCAGAACCTGACCAAGCAGGCTCAGGGGCGAGCCGGACAGGTTCAAGGTCGCGTCAACCAGATCCAGGGGCAGGCCGTCAAGGCCCGGCAGAAGATCGAACAGAGGATCGGCGATACGATCGACAAGACAATCGATCAGCAGCTCGACAGGCTGGGCGGCCTGCAACCCGCCCCGGAGAAAAACCCTCGATGA